The sequence below is a genomic window from Thermoflavifilum sp..
ATGGGAAAACCTGTTGTCGCTACAAAAACTGATGCGATGCAAATGTTTCTTCCATACTGTTACCTTGCAAAAGATAAATATGAATTCACAAAATTGATTTGTATCGCTCACAAAGAAAACAATCATATAGAAAAAGAGAGAAGAATTCAGTATGCAAGTACCCATACCTGGGAAAACACAGTCAAACAAATTATGAATATTATAGATCAGACACATGAAAGAAAAACATCAAATCATTTTCACGAATAATAAGCAAAACATATTTATTAATCCTACATCAAATGAAATGGGGTTTTTATCCATAAAGGAAGGAGAATCTTTTATTCAGAAAACAATTGATCATATCATCCTTCTTCGGCCTGCTCACTGGGTGAAAAATCTGTTTCTCTTCATTCCCCTGTTCTTTGCAGGAGAAATGCTGAATCTGCAAAAAATTTATCAGGTAAGCATCGGCTGGTGTGCATTCAGTCTGGCCGCGAGCAGCATTTATATTCTAAACGATATTAAAGATATCGAATCCGACCGTATCCATCCAGAGAAACGATTTCGACCACTTCCTGCAGGAAAAGTATCGGTTATCCATGCGATTATCCTGATGTCGATGAGTTTGATTGGGAGTTTCATTATTTCATATACACTTTCGTTGAAATTCTTATTTATTGTCAGTTTGTATCTAATATTGAATATTTTTTATTCATTCGGATTAAAAGATATTTCCATCCTGGATATTCTCATCCTATCGGCAGGGTTTAATTTGCGTATCAAAGCAGGAGGTGTTGCAGCTGATATTGGTGTATCTGAATGGCTGATGATCATGGTATTTCTGCTGGCATTGCTAATGGCAATTGCAAAAAGAAGAGATGATTTGTTGATCAAAGCCAATACAGGGAAAGACATGCGCAAATCAATCGGCGGATATAATCTAGACTTCATGAATGTGAGCCTGGCACTGGTGAGTGCCATTATCATCGTTGCCTATTTGATGTATACCCTTTCTCCCGAGGTTGAACATCGCTTTGGTACTTACCGCCTGTATTATACCGGTTTATTTGTCGTGGCAGGCATTATGCGCTATTTACAAATCACCTATGTAGATAAGAATAGCGGCTCACCGACTAAAATTTTGTATCGAGATAGATTTCTGCAAATTACCCTTTTATTGTGGTTGTTAAGTTTTTATTTTCTGATTTATTTCCCGGATATTCACATCTTTGACCAATAACCAATAGTATGGCAAAATCGCTTCTATTGAATGAAAAACAACTCAGCCGCTTAGAATGGATCATTATTATTGGCTTTGCAATTATTCCGCTTTTCGTCAGCTTCCCTTATAGAGTAAATATTTTTCTTTCCTGGGAGGGTGCTTATCGATTATATATCGGCCAAATTCCATACAGGGATTTTGGTCTTCCCATGGGATTTGGATTCTGGGTGATTCCTGCAATCTTTTTTAAAATATTTGGACCCCATTTAATCACACTTGTAAAAGCTCAGGTACTCATCAACATACTATCTGGATTTGCGTTTAGAAGCATATATCAATCGCTTGATATTGATCCAGTTATTCGATTCTGTAGCGTATTGATATTTGTAATTTCTTATTCTTTCTTTAATTTCTGGCCCTGGTATGATCATTCCGTAATTGTTTTTGAAATAATTGGCCTGGCATTTCTATTTAAATACTTGTTTAACAAATCCGGTCGCACAAGGAAATGGATACATTTAATTTTTTCCGCATTGTTTTTATTCTGGTCGTTCTTTACGAAACAGGACGGAGGTGGTATGGGTTTACTAATAGCTATAAGCATACTATTGTATGAGAGCTACTACCAGAAAAATTTTCGTGCATTGCTGTATTTCACCATATCCTATCTTTGTATTGCACTTTTAGTTATATTACCGTTTCTTCCATATCGATTCGGGTACTGGTTTAATTATGGTCAGCCTCCCCACAATGCCCGGCTATCTATTTACGATGTAATAGATACTTTCTTGAGTGGATCGGAATGGATTAAATTTTATCTTTTCATCATTTTGTTACAATCTATACCCTTATTTGCTGCATGGAAAGATTTTTTACGGAATCGAAAGGAATTTATTTTCTTTCTGTTTACAATAGCCATAATTGTTGAAGCGATTATCTTTCAGGTAACCAGTTATACTCCTCCAGATAATAATATATTTTTTCATGCTTTTGCATTTGCTTTTATTTTCAGCCATTTTGATGCATTGCGGGATGCCTTACACCGGTACGCATTTGCTGTTGTTATCGCCTTAATAGGCATATTGCTCTGGTGGTCGGCAACATTCTGGAAATATACAAATCGTATAGTAAAAAGAATTTTTCACATAGAAAATGAGTTAAACTACAACATCGTATCCATGCACACCTATATGTTACCCCTGCCGTGCGATACACTTGAAACCAATGCCGACATGAGCAAATGGGTGTACACAAATGTACCAGTCTTTCATCATATTTTTATGCCAGCTTCTACTGCTGAAGGTGTGAACAACCTGGTGAACAATCCATGGATACAAACAGAAGGTAAATACCTGCATATACTCAACATGACTGAACTTACTCCGTTAGAAGATGCCATTGGTTACCCTCTTGAAAAGGGATCTGACATCCCTTTGTGGTATCATAAAGGAGTAGCTCTGTTTGATGAGCAAATACATAGGTATCGTAAAAAAATCAGAGAACATCAATATAACATAGTGTTGTTTGAATATATTCCTGAATTGAATAATTTTTTTCCATTTATCATCAGAGATGAACTCTATCGATATTATATACCTGTCGATAGCTTCTCCGGTCCGAGGAGAGCTTCTTATAGTATGATTGAAGTATTCGTACGACCACAGGATACTACTAAATATTTTAATTTTTCAAATCATATTAACTCTCTGCAGAAATGAAAACATATCTCAGCAATTGGGGAAATTTTCCTAGAATAGAAACCGACATGCATTATTTTCGAAAGGAAAAAGAACTACAACAGTTTATCGAATTGCCCCACTTTATTGCCCGAGGAAATGGCAGATGTTATGGTGATTCATCTTTATCTACACATACCCTCTCCACATTACGCTACAATAAGGCCATATCATTTGATACAGAAAAAGGTATTTTCGAATGTGAAGCAGGCATGTTACTGGATGATGTTTTACGCATTATCGTACCCAGAGGGTGGTTCCTTCCCGTAAGTCCGGGTACCAAATACATTACAGTTGGCGGTGCCGTTGCTTCAAATATTCATGGAAAGAACCATCATATTGATGGCACTTTTTGCAGGCATGTGATCGACATGGATGTATTTACTGCTGATGGACAAGTATATACCTGTTCACCTCATCAGCACACGGATTTATTTCACGCCACATGTGGTGGAATGGGATTAACAGGAGTGATTCTACGGGTGAAATTTATGCTAAAAAAAATAGAAACCTCCTATATTGATCAGATCCAAGTAAAAGCAAAAGATCTGTACGAGATATTTGATCTTTTTGAAGCTTATAAACACTATACATATTCGGTTGCATGGATAGATTGCTTAAAAAGAGGTAAGCATTTTGGAAGAAGCATTTTGATGGTCGGCGAAACTGCCAGGTATGACCAATTGAATACACTTTTTAAAGAACGACATTTGTCAGTACATAAAAACGCACATATTTCTTTTCCAATCAATATTCCTACAATCCTATTAAATCCAATCAGCATGCAATTATTCAATCAATTATTCTACATGAAAAATATTCGAAAACAAATACATCAAATTACTCATTATGACAATTTCTTTTACCCTCTTGACAAAGTTTTGCACTGGAATAGAGGGTACGGGAAACGCGGATTCATACAGTATCAGTTTGTATTACCCATTGAATCCAGTAAAAAAGGATTGATAGATATTCTGCAACGAATCAATCGTTATGGAAGTGGATCATTCCTGGCTGTATTAAAACTATTTGGCAAAGACGAAGGTATCATTTCATTTCCAATGGAAGGATATACTTTGGCACTTGATTTTCCTATAAAAAGGGAATTATTCACTTTTTTAGATAAACTTGATAGAGTAGTATTAGAATATGGTGGTCGAATTTATCTAACTAAAGATGCCCGCATGAAACCAGAAATATTCTGGAATAGCTATCGAACTGCCCATGAATGGTATAGAATCATGAAAAAACACAATCCAGAGAACAAATTCCGATCATTGCAATCTGATAGATTAGGCATTACTTCAGTCCAATACAAACAAGCAGCATGGAAACAGCACTCATATTAGGTGCAACATCAGATATAGCTCAAGCCATAGCTGGTAAACTGGCCGACCGTGGATATGATCTGGTGCTGGCTGCTCGAGATATGGATTATTTGCAACGTATACAACAACATATTCAGATTAGATACCCTGTTAATGTAAAAATCTTACAATTTGAAGCAACAGATTTCAATAGCCATAGACAATTTGTTCAAAATCTAAATCCATTTCCTGAGGTAACTATTGTATGTTTTGGATACTTGGGAAAACAGGAATTTGCAGAGGAAAAATGGGAAGAGGCGGAGAAGGTATTATTTGTTAATTACGTGGGTGCGGTATCCGTTCTTAATCATATTGCAAAAGTTTATAAAACAAAAGGAGGAGGAACAATAGTAGGTGTAAGTTCTGTAGCAGGTGATCGAGGTCGTAAAAGTAATTATTTATATGGCAGTGCGAAGGCTGGTCTCACTGCTTATTTATCCGGATTAAGAAATCAATTATATCCATTCGGTGTACATGTATTAACCGTAAAGCCAGGTTATGTATGTACAAGAATGACAGAAGATATGCAACTTCCATCTATCCTAGTTGCAAGTCCAGAAAATGTGGCCCAGAAAATAGAAAAGGCTATACGCCGGAAAGAAAATGTTATCTACATAAAAAGTATATGGAGATGGATTATGCTTTGTGTATCCATCATACCTGAGAATATGTTTAAAAGAATGAGATGGTAAAATGAGAAATAGAATTTTATATTTTTTTTCAAATTATTGGCTCCGGTCAGGTACACTTACCCTTTTACAACGAGGGTCGGTTGTACTATTCGGAGTTTTTAGTTACATGATTCTTGCTAGAATAATTTCAAAAGATGAGATGGGCGTATGGGGGCTCTTTCTAGCCATCACTACGACATATGAGATGATACAGGTATCATTGATTCGAAAGGCGTTAATCACGTATTATCATAGAGTATTGAATGAACGGGAGAAAGAACAAGTAAAGTCATCATCCCTTGTGATTAACATTATTTTTACTTCATTTTTCATATTATTAATAATCCTCATTGGCGAATATATTGATATCCTATTCCACTCCATAGGATTATATCATTTACTTAAAATATATATCCTTATTTCGATTACTTTGATTTTATTTACTCATTTTATTTGTATTCAACAAGCCAACTTATCCTTTAATGGAAGCTTTATCAGCTATGCAATTAGGCAAGGATTTTTTTTTATTGTTCTATCTATATTTTTTTTTCTAAGGAAAAAGAATATCAGTTTATCATCTCTTGTCTGGATACAACTGGCTGCAATCAGTATATCCACAATTATATCATATTTTCACACAAGAAGATATCTAACGCATAGATTCATACCAAATACGAAGTATATTAAAGAACTAATAGGTTATGGGAAATATATGTTTGGAACCGGAGTATGCTCAAATATTTTCGGAAGCATGGATAGATATATGACCGCATCATTACTTTCATCCACAATCGTGGCATACTATGATCTGAATTCGCGTATTAACAACATGCTAAGTGTGCCCACTATGGCAGTAGGTGATATTCTATTCCCAAAGAGTGCATTGACAATGATTAGTGAAGGTACGGGAAAGGTGAGGCAAATGTATGAAAGAGTCACAGGTATATTGGTATCAATCATTATCCCAATCAGCATGTGTATACTAGTTTTCACAAAATGGATTGTTATTTTTCTAGCTGGAAAATCTTATCT
It includes:
- a CDS encoding decaprenyl-phosphate phosphoribosyltransferase, translating into MGFLSIKEGESFIQKTIDHIILLRPAHWVKNLFLFIPLFFAGEMLNLQKIYQVSIGWCAFSLAASSIYILNDIKDIESDRIHPEKRFRPLPAGKVSVIHAIILMSMSLIGSFIISYTLSLKFLFIVSLYLILNIFYSFGLKDISILDILILSAGFNLRIKAGGVAADIGVSEWLMIMVFLLALLMAIAKRRDDLLIKANTGKDMRKSIGGYNLDFMNVSLALVSAIIIVAYLMYTLSPEVEHRFGTYRLYYTGLFVVAGIMRYLQITYVDKNSGSPTKILYRDRFLQITLLLWLLSFYFLIYFPDIHIFDQ
- a CDS encoding FAD-binding oxidoreductase; the protein is MKTYLSNWGNFPRIETDMHYFRKEKELQQFIELPHFIARGNGRCYGDSSLSTHTLSTLRYNKAISFDTEKGIFECEAGMLLDDVLRIIVPRGWFLPVSPGTKYITVGGAVASNIHGKNHHIDGTFCRHVIDMDVFTADGQVYTCSPHQHTDLFHATCGGMGLTGVILRVKFMLKKIETSYIDQIQVKAKDLYEIFDLFEAYKHYTYSVAWIDCLKRGKHFGRSILMVGETARYDQLNTLFKERHLSVHKNAHISFPINIPTILLNPISMQLFNQLFYMKNIRKQIHQITHYDNFFYPLDKVLHWNRGYGKRGFIQYQFVLPIESSKKGLIDILQRINRYGSGSFLAVLKLFGKDEGIISFPMEGYTLALDFPIKRELFTFLDKLDRVVLEYGGRIYLTKDARMKPEIFWNSYRTAHEWYRIMKKHNPENKFRSLQSDRLGITSVQYKQAAWKQHSY
- a CDS encoding SDR family oxidoreductase, with translation METALILGATSDIAQAIAGKLADRGYDLVLAARDMDYLQRIQQHIQIRYPVNVKILQFEATDFNSHRQFVQNLNPFPEVTIVCFGYLGKQEFAEEKWEEAEKVLFVNYVGAVSVLNHIAKVYKTKGGGTIVGVSSVAGDRGRKSNYLYGSAKAGLTAYLSGLRNQLYPFGVHVLTVKPGYVCTRMTEDMQLPSILVASPENVAQKIEKAIRRKENVIYIKSIWRWIMLCVSIIPENMFKRMRW
- a CDS encoding oligosaccharide flippase family protein gives rise to the protein MRNRILYFFSNYWLRSGTLTLLQRGSVVLFGVFSYMILARIISKDEMGVWGLFLAITTTYEMIQVSLIRKALITYYHRVLNEREKEQVKSSSLVINIIFTSFFILLIILIGEYIDILFHSIGLYHLLKIYILISITLILFTHFICIQQANLSFNGSFISYAIRQGFFFIVLSIFFFLRKKNISLSSLVWIQLAAISISTIISYFHTRRYLTHRFIPNTKYIKELIGYGKYMFGTGVCSNIFGSMDRYMTASLLSSTIVAYYDLNSRINNMLSVPTMAVGDILFPKSALTMISEGTGKVRQMYERVTGILVSIIIPISMCILVFTKWIVIFLAGKSYLAAVPIIRISILFAFIKPIQNQASNILDSINKPNITFYNNLSILVVSIIMNYLCIKQFGVLGAVIASSITGVYALATSIYLLRKHTGSRLINVLYESWFTYKNAISKIKI